The genomic stretch ACGGGCGAGGTTCTCAGCGGTCAGCGGGGCGGCCATGGGGTGATCCTGCCCAACGGTGCGATGACACGCGGAGCCGGGGACGGGTACGGACCCCGCCCGTCAGGGCGTCCGGAGTCGGGTCGCGGGGCCGGAGGCTCCCGACCCGACTCCGGGGAACGGCTCAGCGCGGCCGGGGGACGCCTCCTGGCCGCGGTGCGGCCCGGAGGGCCGCTGTGTCATCTCCGGTCCTGCCAGCGGAAGGTGCGCACGCAGAGCACCAGGCCGACGACGCACCAGATGCCCAGCACCAGGGCGACCCGGCCCAGCTCCCAGGTGCCGGCCGGCTCGGCGGCCGCCAGCGCGTCGGGCAGGAAGACCGACCGCAGCCCCTGCGCCATCCACTTCAGCGGGAACAGGGCCGCGATCGTCTGCAGCCAGGTGGGCACCTCGCTGAACTGGAAGAACACCCCGGAGATGAACTGGAGCACCAGCGCGATCGGGGTCACCGTGGCCGACGCCGACCGGCCGTTGCGGGCCAGGCTGGAGACCGCGATGCCCAGCAGCGTGCAGGCCGCCGAGCCGAGCCCGGCGACCCAGGCGAAGGTCAGCCAGTCGGTGCCCGAGGGCAGCGCGACGTCGTAGAAGACGACGCCGATCACCAGCAGGATCGCCACGATCGCCAGGGTGACGACGAGGACCTGCACGACCTTGCCGACGAAGTAGGCGCTCTTGGGCATCGGCGTGCCGGCCAGACCCTTGAGCGTGCCGTCGGAGCGCTCGGTGGCGATGCTGATCGCCATGTTCTGCAGGCTGGCGCCGAGGATCCCGGCGGCGATCACCCCGGCCATGAAGTACTGGGTGAAGCTGACCCCGGATCCCAGGTCGTAGTCGAGCACCGCGCCGAAGACCAGCAGCAGGATGACCGGGAACATCAGCGTGAAGACGACGGACTCGCGCTGGCGGAAGAACTCCTTGAGCTCGACCCCCGCCCGGGTCCGGCAGACGCCGGCGATCGACGGCAGCGAGCGCTCCGTGGTGGCCGTCATGCCGGCTCTCCGATCATCTTCAGGTAGACGTCCTCGAGCGTGGGGCGGGCGACGGCCAGGTCGGGCACCTCACCGGGGAACCGGGCGGCGAGCCCGGCGACGAACGCCGTCGGGGTGGCGGTCTCGGCCACCCGGCGGGCGCCGTCCTCGGTCCAGCTGACGACGGCGGGCGCGGTCCCCCGCCCACCGAGCTCGGCCGGGACGGCGACCTCGACCAGCCGGCCGCGGGCGATCACACCCACCCGGTCGGCCAGCTCCTCGGCCTCGTCCAGGTAGTGGGTGGTGAGCAGCATCGTGGTGCCCAGGTCGCGCAGCGACCGGATCAGCGACCAGAACTGCCGGCGGGCCTCCGGGTCGAAGCCGGTCGTCGGCTCGTCCAGGAACAGCAGCCGGGGGCGGCCGACGATGCCGAGTGCGACGTCGAGGCGGCGGCGCTGGCCGCCGGAGAGGGTGCGGCCGCGGGAGCCCGCCTTCTCGGTGAGCCCGACCAGCTCCAGCACCTCGTCGGGGTCGCGCGGGTCGGCGTAGTAGGACGCCTGGGCGCGCAGCAGCTCGCGGCAGGTCAGCTGGCTGTCCCCGGCACCGGACTGCAGCACGATGCCCAGCTCGCCCTTCCAGGCCCGCCCCCCGGCGGCCGGGTCGACGCCGAGCACCCGGACGTCGCCGCCGTCACGGCTGCGGTAGCCCTCCAGCACCTCGACGGTGGTGGTCTTGCCGGCGCCGTTGGGTCCCAGCAGCGCGAAGATCTCCCCGCGCCGGATGTCCAGGTCCAGGCCGTCGACGGCCGCGCGGTCCCCGTAGCGCTTGACCAGGCCGCGCACCGAGATGGCGGCGTCCGGGTCCAGCGGCGGCGCCACGGCCGCGCCGGTGGCGGGGAGGAGCGAGTCCTTCTGCACGAGGGGACAGTGTCCTCCACCCACCTGTGCGACCGGGCGCCGGGGCGCGCCGCTCAGCCGGTGATGCGGTCGATCAGCAGCGGCAGCGGCTGGTCACCGGTGTCGACGCCGACGGCGCCCTCCAGCGCCTCCAGCGCGCGCGGGATGCGGGCGGCGTCGTCGGTCTGCAGCTCCAGCAGCGGCTGCCCGGCGGTCACCTGCTCCCCCACGCCCGCGTGCCAGACGACACCCGCCGCGGCCGAGACCGGGTCCTCCTTGCGGGCACGCCCGGCGCCCAGGCGCCAGGCGGCCACCCCGAGCGCGTAGGCGTCCAGCCTGGTCAGGGTTCCGGTGGCCGGGGCGGTCACCACGTGCCGCTCGGTCGGCTGCGGCAGGGCGGCGTCCGGGTCCCCGCCCTGGGCGGCGATCATCGCCCGCCAGGCGTCCATCGCGCGCCCGTCGGCGAGCGCGTCGGCGGGGTCGACGTCGTCCCGCCCGACCCCGGCGAGCATCTCCCGGGCCAGCGCCAGGGTCAGCTCGACGACGTCGGCCGGCCCGCCGCCGGCGAGCACCTCGACGGACTCGGCGACCTCGACGGCGTTGCCCGCCGAGCGGCCCAGCGGCCGGTCCATCGCCGTCACGAGCGCGACGGTGCGCACGCCGGCCGCCTCGCCCAGACCGACCATGGTGCGGGCCAGCATGCGGGCGTCGTCGGGGTCGCGCATGAAGGCGCCCGAGCCGGTCTTCACGTCCAGCACGAGCGCGTCGGCGCCCTCCGCGATCTTCTTGCTCATGATCGAGCTGGCGATCAGCGGGATCGACTCGACCGTGCCGGTGACGTCGCGCAGCGCGTACAGCACCTTGTCCGCCGGGGCGAGGTCGGCGCCGGCGGCGCAGATCACCGCGCCGACGTCGCGCAGCTGCTGCACGTACTCCGCGTCGGTGAGCGAGGCCCGCCAGCCGGGCACGGACTCCAGCTTGTCCAGCGTGCCGCCGGTGTGGCCCAGCCCGCGCCCGGACAGCTGCGGGACGGCGACCCCGCAGGCCGCCACCAGCGGGGCCAGCGGCAGGGTGATCTTGTCGCCGACGCCGCCGGTCGAGTGCTTGTCGGCGGTCGGCCGGCCCAGCGAGGAGAGGTCCTTGCGGACCCCGGAGTCGATCATCGCCTGGGTCCACGCGGCGAGCTCGTCACCGGACATGCCGCGGAAGAACACCGCCATGAGCAGCGCGCTCATCTGCTCGTCGGGCACCACGCGGTCGGTGTAGGCGCGGATCACCCAGCGGATCTCCTCCGGGGTGAGCGGCCGGCCGTCGCGCTTGGCGCGGATGACGTCGATGGCATCGAACGGCTGGGTCATCGGGACGCCGCCTTCACGAGATCGTCGGGACCGAAGGCGTCGGGCAGCACGTCGCTCATCGGCACGATGCCCAGCGACACCGTCTCGATGAGCATGTCCGCACCCCCGTGCTCCCACAGCAGCTGCCGGCAGCGACCGCAGGGCATCAGCGGCTGCCCGTCGCCGCCGACGCAGGCGACGGCGACCAGCCGGCCGCCCCCGGAGCGGGCCAGGTCGCTGACCATGCCGCACTCGGCGCACAGGCCCAGGCCGTAGGAGGCGTTCTCCACGTTGCAGCCGGTGACCACCCGGCCGTCGTCGACCAGACCGGCCACCCCCACCGGGAACTTCGAGTAGGGGGCGTACGCGTGCGTCATCGCCTCCCGGGCCGAGGCCCGCAGGGCGTCCCAGTCGACGTCCATCAGTGCTCTCCTCGTCGGTAGACCAGCCCGTCGGCCTTCGGCGGCCGCAGCCGTTGCGAGGCCAGCGACAGGACCAGCAGCGTGGTCAGGTGCGGGGTGAAGGAGACGATGCCCGGGGGCAGCTGGTCGATGGTGAGGAAGCCGGCCAGCGCTGCGGCACCGAACGCCACGGCGATCACCGCCTGCACGTAGCGGCGCCGGGTGGCCTGCCAGATCGCCACCCCCACCAGGATCACGGCGACGAGCAGCAGCAGCGCGACGACGGCGGTCCGGCTGCGCAGCTGCAGGGCGTCGGCGAAGCCGAACAGGCCGGCACCGGCGGCGAGCCCGCCCGGCCGCCAGTTGCCGAAGATCAGCGCGGCCAGGCCGATGAAGCCGCGGCCGTTGGTCTGCCCCTCGCGGTAGATGTTCGCGATGAAGACCAGGAAGACGCCGCCCAGCCCGGCCAGCATGCCGGAGATGACCACCGCGATGTACTTGAGCCGGTAGACCGGGACGCCGAGGGAGTCCGCCGCCGCCGGGTTCTCCCCGCAGGAGCGCAGCCGCAGGCCGAACGCGGTCCGCCAGAGCACCAGGTAGGCCGCCGGGACCATCAGCACCGCCAGCACGGTGAGCACACCGACCTCGTTGCTCACCCCGCGGAGCAGGCCGGCGAGGTCGCTGACCAGGAACCAGTGCCGGGACTCCAGGTCACCGAGCAGGTCGGGCCCGGAGGAGAGCACCGGCAGCGAGAGGCGCGGTGGGCTCGAGGACAGCGGCGGCGACTGGGTGACACCGCCGCCCGCGGCGTTGTCGGTGTAGAGCAGCTCGGAGAGGAAGCGGACGACGCCGGCGGCCAGGATGTTGATCGCCACACCGGAGACGACGTGGTCGACGCCGAAGGTGACGGTGGCGACCGCGTGCACCAGGCCACCGAGCGCCCCGAAGAGCGCGCCGCCGGCCAGCGCACCGACCCAGCCCCACTGGTACCCGGCCCAGCCGGCGCCCCAGGTGCCCAGGATCATCATGCCCTCGAGGCCGATGTTGACCACGCCCGCGCGCTCGGCGAACAGCCCACCGAGGGCGACCAGCAGGAGCGGCACGGCGAGCAGCAGCGCGGCGCCGAAGGTGGACGACGACGTCAGCGCCTGCTGACCCGAGATCACCCGGACCGCGGAGAACAGCACCAGCAGCCCGACCAGCAGCCAGGTCACCCGGCGCGCCCGGCCACCGCCGAGGAACAGCTCGGTCACCGGCCCGCGGCCGGCGGAGGTGGGTACGGCGGTTGCGGTGCTCATGCCCCTGCTCCCTGACGGCTGTCGGTGCGGCCGGGTTCGCCGGACGCGTTGCGGACCCCGACGCCGGTGCCGGTGCCCGTCGTGGGACCGCCGTCCGGCGGCGGCCCGTCGCCGGGCCCCTGCCCGCCACCGGTGCTGCCGTCACCGGAGGTGGGCGGCGCGACCGCGTTGCCGCGCTCGGCCTGCTGCCGGGTCACCCGGCGGGCGATCTCGTTGGCGACGACGACGGCGAGCACGATCGTGCCCTGGATGATCGTGACGACCGAGGCCGGGATGTCGGCGAACTGGAGCGGGATCGCGGCCCGGTCCAGGAAGGCGAACAGCAGCGCCCCGAAGGCGATGCCCAGCGGGGAGTTGCGGCCCAGCAGGGCCACGGCGATGCCCAGGAAGCCCAGCCCGGCGGTGAACTCGGTGTTGTAGTCGTGCGCGTCGCCGAGCAGTTCGGGCAGGCCGATCAGGCCGGCGATGGCACCGGAGATGAGCATCGTCTTGAGCACCATGCGGCGGGCGTCCACCCCGCTGGCGGTCGCCGCGGACGGCGACATCCCGGTGGCCCGCAGGTCGAAGCCGAACCGGGTGCGCTTGATCAGCACGGCCACGACGACACCGACCACGATGGCCACGACCAGGAAGCCGTAGAGGTCCGAGCGGGGTTCGGCCAGGCCCAGGCCGGTGAGCACCCCGTTGAGGCCGGGGAACCAGCCGGACTCGGGGATCTCGCTGGTGGTGATGATCGAGGCGCCCTCCGGTGACCCGCGCAGCGGCCCGGTGAGCAGGTAGGACGCCAGCCCCAGGGCGATGAAGTTGAGCATGATCGAGCTGATCACCTCGCTCACGCCCCGGGTCACCTTCAGCACGGCGACGATGCCGGCCCAGAAGGCCCCGACCGCCATCGCGACGACGATGATGAAGAGCAGGTGCAGCGGCCCGGGCAGGACCACCGCCGCGCCGGCGCCGGCGGCGAGCACGGTGGCGATCCGGTACTGGCCCTCGACGCCGATGTTGAACAGGCCCATCCGGAAGGCGACCGAGACCGCCAGCCCGGCCAGGAACAGCGGCACCGCCCGGTTGAGCACGAGCACGATCGCCTGGGTCTGCTGGGCCGGCGAGTCGCCGAAGTCGAACATGACGCGGACCGCGGTGACCGGGTTCTGGCCGATCAGCGCGATGACGGCCGCGGACAGGGCGAGGGCCACGACCAGGGCGATGGCCGGGGCCATCAGCGACAGGCCCAGCCGGCGGAGGGCGGTCACGCCGCACCCACCGAGTGGTCGCCGCGCGAGGCGCCGGTCATGTGCCCACCGAGTTCCTCCGGGGTGACGCGTCTCGGGTCCAGCGTCGCGACCAGCGCGCCGCGGAGCATCACGTGCAGCGTGTCGGACAAGCTGATCAGCTCGTCCAGGTCGGCCGAGACCAGCAGGATCCCCATCCCCTCCGCGCGGGCGTCCTTGAGCAGCTCCCAGATGCCCGCCTGGGCGCCGACGTCGACCCCGCGGGTCGGGTGGGCGGCGATCAGCAGCCGCGGGTGCGCGCTCATCTCGCGCCCGACGATCAGCTTCTGCTGGTTGCCCCCGGACAGCGCCACCGCCGCGGTGTCCGGCCCGGGCGCGCGGACGTCGTACTCGCGCATGATCCGGGCGGTGTCCGCGCGGGCGCCCTTGCGGTCGATGAACACGCCCTTGACCGCCGGCGGCTGGGTCTGGTGTCCCAGGATCCGGTTCTCCCACAGCGGCGCGTCCAGCAGCATCCCCTGCCGGTGCCGGTCCTCGGGGACGAAGCCGATGCCGCCCTCGCGGCGTCGGCGGGTGCTCCAGTCCGCGATGTCCTCGTCGCCGAGCCGGAGCTCACCGGCTGCCAGGGGCCGCAGGCCCATGATCGCGTCGACGAGCTCGGCCTGGCCGTTCCCCTCGACGCCGGCGATCCCGACGACCTCCCCCTCGCGCACGGTCAGGGTCACGTCGTCAACGACCGACCGGCCACCGGCGACGGCGCTGACGGAGACCCCGCGCATCCGCAGCACGGGGACCTCGCGCACCGTGGACTCCCGGGGCGCGGCGACGGGCAGCTCGGCGCCGACCATCAGCTCCGCCAGCTCCTTGGCCGTCGTCGTCCGGGGGTCGGCGGTGCCGACGGTGGTGCCCCGGCGGATGACGGTGATCGCGTCGGCGACCTTGCGCACCTCGTCGAGCTTGTGCGAGATGAAGATGACGGTGAGGCCCTCGCGCTTGAGCTCGGCGAGGTTGCCGAACAGCTCGTCGACCTCCTGCGGGACCAGCACGGCGGTCGGCTCGTCGAGGATCAGGGTGGTGGCGCCCCGGTAGAGCACCTTGGCGATCTCCACGCGCTGCCGGTCACCGACGCCGAGGTCCTCGACCAGGCTGTCGGGGTGCAGGCCCAGGGCGTAGCTGTCGGAGATCTCCTGGATCCGGCGACGGGCCGCCGCGCGGTCCAGCCGGCCGCCCCTGGTCGGCTCGCTGCCGAGGACGACGTTCTCCAGCACGGTGAAGTTGTCGGCCAGCATGAAGTGCTGGTGGACCATCCCGATGCCCGCGGCGATGGCATCGGCCGGGCTCCGGAAGGTCGCCGGCTTCCCGTCGAGCAGGATCTCGCCCTCGTCCGGGCGGTGCATGCCGTACAGGGTCTTCATCAGCGTGGACTTGCCCGCGCCGTTCTCCCCCACGATGGCGTGCACCTCACCGCGCCGGACGCGCAGCTCGATGTCCTTGTTGGCCACGACGCCGGGGAAGCGCTTGGTGATGCCACGCAGCTCGACCGCCAGTGGTGCCGACTCGTTCAACGGGGACTCCATGGTGGGCGCTGGACCGGGACTGGTGACCGGAGGTCTTCCGGTCGTGAGCGCGTCGGACGACGTCCGGTCCGACGCGGAGACGGTACACACGGAAAACGGCGGGCCCGGGGGGTGTACCGCCCCCGGGCCCGCCGCGTCCGTGCTGCTCAGGACGAGCGCGTCACGGGATCGTCGGGACCTCGATCTCGCCGTCGATGATCTGCTGCCGGTAGTCGTCGATCTGGGTCTGGATGTCGTCGATCTGCCCGCCGGAGGTGGACAGCCCCACCCCGTCGGTCGACAGGTCGTTGACGATGTCCTGGCCGCCGTCGACGGAGCCCTCGGAGAAGTCGGTGATGAACGACTCCACCGCGTTGTCGACCCGCTTCAGCATCGACGTCATGATCACCGCCTGCAGCGCCGGGTCACCGACCGTCTCGTACTGGTCGGAGTCGACACCGATCGCGCGGCCACCGGAGGCGGCCGCGGCCTCGAAGACGCCCTGACCCGAGCCGCCGGCCGCGTGGTAGACGATGTCGGCGCCGGCGTCGAACATGCCCTGGGCGACGATCCGGCCGCGGGCCGGGTCGCCGAAGCCGGAGAAGTCACCGGCCGGGGAGATGTACTGGGTGTCGATGATGATGTCCGGGTCGACCGCCTGGGCGCCCGCGACGTAGCCCGCCTCGAACTTCTGGATCAGCGGGTTCTCGACGCCGCCGACGAAGCCGATGTGGCCGGTCTCGGACTTCAGCGCCGCAGCCGCGCCGGCGAGGAAGGACCCCTGCTCCTCGGCGAAGAGCAGGCCGGTCAGGTTGTCGGCGTCCATCTCGGCCACCGACGAGTCGACGACGGCGAAGGTGGTCTCGGGGTACTCGGCGGCGATGTCGCCGATGATCTCGCCGTAGGCGAAGCCCACGCCGATCACCGGGTCGTAGCCCTGCTCGGCCAGCTGGGTGAGCAGCTCGGCGCGGTCGGAGCCGTCGTCGTTGGGCGACAGCTCCTGCACCTCGCCGCCCATCTCCTCGATGGCGGCCTCGACCCCGGCGTAGGCGGAGTCGTTGAACGACTTGTCGCCCCGACCGCCGGTGTCGTAGGCCAGACCGACCATGAGCTCGTCGCCGCCGCCGCCACTGGCGCTGCCGCCCGAGTCGCCGTCGGTCTCGTCGCTGGCGCAGGCCGCCAGGGCCATGCTGCCGGCCAGCAGCAGTGCCGCGGCCTTCATCCCACGCACTCGGCGCAAGACGGTCTCCTCTCTCATGGGCCCGCCGACCTGGTCGGTGGACCCCGGTGCCTGGGGGTGTCCGGTGCTCCGTCGCCGCCCTCTGCCCGGGAGCCGGGCGGGACGACGACGCCCCCGGCACGCTAACTGCGGGTGGCGCGGGTGCGGCCACCAGGCGACGGATAGAGATGGGATCGTTGCCTACGGGCAACACCGGGCACACACCTGCCGGCCGTGGTGAGACGGCGCCCACACCCGGCCCTCGGGCCCGGCCGGGTTAGCGTGCCCGTCATGCGCCACCCGACGCCCCCGGCCCGGTCGCGCGCCGGCGCCGCCGTCCGGTCCGCCGTCGCCTGCACCCTGCTCACCTGCCTCACGGCCGCTGTCGCGGTGCTCGCCCCCGCCGGTGCCCCCGCCCGCGCCGAGACCGCCCGGCCCACCGTCGACCCGTCCGCCCCCACCCCGAGCACCCCCTACGCCGCGGGTCCGCCGCAGGGGAGCGCCGCGGACGGCAGCACCGTGGGCGGGGAGGGGCTGGACACCCGCGGGGTGGTCACCGCCGAGGGCGCCCCGCCGCTGCCGGAGGGCATCGACGCGCGCGGCTGGCTGGTGGCCGACGCGGGCACCGGCCAGGTGCTCGGCGCCCGCGACCCCCACGGCCGCTACTACCCGGCGAGCGCCCTCAAGACGCTGACCCTGCTGACCCTCGCCCCGCAGCTCGACCCGGGGCAGGTCGTGGTCGGTACGGTGGAGGACGAGGCGATCGAGGGCAGCCGGGTGGGCCTGGTGCGCGACGGCCAGTACCCCGTCGACCTGCTCTTCCGGGCGCTGGTCATGCAGTCGGGCAACGACGCGGCCAACGCCCTGGCCCGCGCCGCCGGCGGGGTGCCGCCCACGGTCGCGGCGATGAACGCCACCGCCGCCCGGCTGGGGGCATCGGACACCGTCGTCGGCACGCCGTCCGGGCTCGACGTCGCCGGCCAGTCGTCCTCGCCCTACGACCTGGCGCTGTTCATGCGCGAGCTGGTCACCGACCCCTACACGCTCGACGTCCTGCAGACCCGGATCGCGCAGATGCCCCCGGCGCCCGGGTACGAGGGCTTCCAGATCCAGTCGCAGAACGGGCTGATGTGGGACTACCCGGGGACGCTGGGCGGCAAGACCGGCTTCACCGACGCGGCGCGGCACACCTTCGTGGCCGCCGCCGAGCGTGACGGCCGCCGGCTGGTGGTCAGCCTGATGCAGGCAGAACGCCGCCCGGTGCACGAACAGCAGCAGGCGGCCCGCCTGCTCGACTGGGGCTTCGCCACCCCGGCCACCGTCGAGGCCCCCGGCCGGCTGGTCGCCCCGGACGAGCCCGAGCCGACCGCGCCGGCCACCTCGGCCCGGCCCAGCCGGACCGCGACGCCGTCGCCGGCCGCCGCTGCGCCACCGGTCACCGCCGCACCGGCCGCGGCCGAGCAGGACAGCCCGCTGGTGCCGGCCGCCCTGGCGGTGGCCGCGGTCCTGGTGGTGCTCGCGACCCTGCTGGGCCGCCGCCGGGCCCGTCGCCCGGTCAGCCGCCGGCCGGAGGCCGGCGACGACGGGTCAGCAGCCGGCTCCCCACCGCACCCACCAGCGCACCGGCCCCCAGCAGCCCGACCGCC from Modestobacter roseus encodes the following:
- a CDS encoding ABC transporter permease, translated to MTATTERSLPSIAGVCRTRAGVELKEFFRQRESVVFTLMFPVILLLVFGAVLDYDLGSGVSFTQYFMAGVIAAGILGASLQNMAISIATERSDGTLKGLAGTPMPKSAYFVGKVVQVLVVTLAIVAILLVIGVVFYDVALPSGTDWLTFAWVAGLGSAACTLLGIAVSSLARNGRSASATVTPIALVLQFISGVFFQFSEVPTWLQTIAALFPLKWMAQGLRSVFLPDALAAAEPAGTWELGRVALVLGIWCVVGLVLCVRTFRWQDRR
- a CDS encoding ABC transporter ATP-binding protein — encoded protein: MQKDSLLPATGAAVAPPLDPDAAISVRGLVKRYGDRAAVDGLDLDIRRGEIFALLGPNGAGKTTTVEVLEGYRSRDGGDVRVLGVDPAAGGRAWKGELGIVLQSGAGDSQLTCRELLRAQASYYADPRDPDEVLELVGLTEKAGSRGRTLSGGQRRRLDVALGIVGRPRLLFLDEPTTGFDPEARRQFWSLIRSLRDLGTTMLLTTHYLDEAEELADRVGVIARGRLVEVAVPAELGGRGTAPAVVSWTEDGARRVAETATPTAFVAGLAARFPGEVPDLAVARPTLEDVYLKMIGEPA
- a CDS encoding thymidine phosphorylase, with the protein product MTQPFDAIDVIRAKRDGRPLTPEEIRWVIRAYTDRVVPDEQMSALLMAVFFRGMSGDELAAWTQAMIDSGVRKDLSSLGRPTADKHSTGGVGDKITLPLAPLVAACGVAVPQLSGRGLGHTGGTLDKLESVPGWRASLTDAEYVQQLRDVGAVICAAGADLAPADKVLYALRDVTGTVESIPLIASSIMSKKIAEGADALVLDVKTGSGAFMRDPDDARMLARTMVGLGEAAGVRTVALVTAMDRPLGRSAGNAVEVAESVEVLAGGGPADVVELTLALAREMLAGVGRDDVDPADALADGRAMDAWRAMIAAQGGDPDAALPQPTERHVVTAPATGTLTRLDAYALGVAAWRLGAGRARKEDPVSAAAGVVWHAGVGEQVTAGQPLLELQTDDAARIPRALEALEGAVGVDTGDQPLPLLIDRITG
- a CDS encoding cytidine deaminase; this encodes MDVDWDALRASAREAMTHAYAPYSKFPVGVAGLVDDGRVVTGCNVENASYGLGLCAECGMVSDLARSGGGRLVAVACVGGDGQPLMPCGRCRQLLWEHGGADMLIETVSLGIVPMSDVLPDAFGPDDLVKAASR
- a CDS encoding ABC transporter permease produces the protein MSTATAVPTSAGRGPVTELFLGGGRARRVTWLLVGLLVLFSAVRVISGQQALTSSSTFGAALLLAVPLLLVALGGLFAERAGVVNIGLEGMMILGTWGAGWAGYQWGWVGALAGGALFGALGGLVHAVATVTFGVDHVVSGVAINILAAGVVRFLSELLYTDNAAGGGVTQSPPLSSSPPRLSLPVLSSGPDLLGDLESRHWFLVSDLAGLLRGVSNEVGVLTVLAVLMVPAAYLVLWRTAFGLRLRSCGENPAAADSLGVPVYRLKYIAVVISGMLAGLGGVFLVFIANIYREGQTNGRGFIGLAALIFGNWRPGGLAAGAGLFGFADALQLRSRTAVVALLLLVAVILVGVAIWQATRRRYVQAVIAVAFGAAALAGFLTIDQLPPGIVSFTPHLTTLLVLSLASQRLRPPKADGLVYRRGEH
- a CDS encoding ABC transporter permease, yielding MTALRRLGLSLMAPAIALVVALALSAAVIALIGQNPVTAVRVMFDFGDSPAQQTQAIVLVLNRAVPLFLAGLAVSVAFRMGLFNIGVEGQYRIATVLAAGAGAAVVLPGPLHLLFIIVVAMAVGAFWAGIVAVLKVTRGVSEVISSIMLNFIALGLASYLLTGPLRGSPEGASIITTSEIPESGWFPGLNGVLTGLGLAEPRSDLYGFLVVAIVVGVVVAVLIKRTRFGFDLRATGMSPSAATASGVDARRMVLKTMLISGAIAGLIGLPELLGDAHDYNTEFTAGLGFLGIAVALLGRNSPLGIAFGALLFAFLDRAAIPLQFADIPASVVTIIQGTIVLAVVVANEIARRVTRQQAERGNAVAPPTSGDGSTGGGQGPGDGPPPDGGPTTGTGTGVGVRNASGEPGRTDSRQGAGA
- a CDS encoding ABC transporter ATP-binding protein, whose protein sequence is MNESAPLAVELRGITKRFPGVVANKDIELRVRRGEVHAIVGENGAGKSTLMKTLYGMHRPDEGEILLDGKPATFRSPADAIAAGIGMVHQHFMLADNFTVLENVVLGSEPTRGGRLDRAAARRRIQEISDSYALGLHPDSLVEDLGVGDRQRVEIAKVLYRGATTLILDEPTAVLVPQEVDELFGNLAELKREGLTVIFISHKLDEVRKVADAITVIRRGTTVGTADPRTTTAKELAELMVGAELPVAAPRESTVREVPVLRMRGVSVSAVAGGRSVVDDVTLTVREGEVVGIAGVEGNGQAELVDAIMGLRPLAAGELRLGDEDIADWSTRRRREGGIGFVPEDRHRQGMLLDAPLWENRILGHQTQPPAVKGVFIDRKGARADTARIMREYDVRAPGPDTAAVALSGGNQQKLIVGREMSAHPRLLIAAHPTRGVDVGAQAGIWELLKDARAEGMGILLVSADLDELISLSDTLHVMLRGALVATLDPRRVTPEELGGHMTGASRGDHSVGAA
- a CDS encoding BMP family lipoprotein — protein: MRGMKAAALLLAGSMALAACASDETDGDSGGSASGGGGDELMVGLAYDTGGRGDKSFNDSAYAGVEAAIEEMGGEVQELSPNDDGSDRAELLTQLAEQGYDPVIGVGFAYGEIIGDIAAEYPETTFAVVDSSVAEMDADNLTGLLFAEEQGSFLAGAAAALKSETGHIGFVGGVENPLIQKFEAGYVAGAQAVDPDIIIDTQYISPAGDFSGFGDPARGRIVAQGMFDAGADIVYHAAGGSGQGVFEAAAASGGRAIGVDSDQYETVGDPALQAVIMTSMLKRVDNAVESFITDFSEGSVDGGQDIVNDLSTDGVGLSTSGGQIDDIQTQIDDYRQQIIDGEIEVPTIP
- a CDS encoding D-alanyl-D-alanine carboxypeptidase family protein, translating into MRHPTPPARSRAGAAVRSAVACTLLTCLTAAVAVLAPAGAPARAETARPTVDPSAPTPSTPYAAGPPQGSAADGSTVGGEGLDTRGVVTAEGAPPLPEGIDARGWLVADAGTGQVLGARDPHGRYYPASALKTLTLLTLAPQLDPGQVVVGTVEDEAIEGSRVGLVRDGQYPVDLLFRALVMQSGNDAANALARAAGGVPPTVAAMNATAARLGASDTVVGTPSGLDVAGQSSSPYDLALFMRELVTDPYTLDVLQTRIAQMPPAPGYEGFQIQSQNGLMWDYPGTLGGKTGFTDAARHTFVAAAERDGRRLVVSLMQAERRPVHEQQQAARLLDWGFATPATVEAPGRLVAPDEPEPTAPATSARPSRTATPSPAAAAPPVTAAPAAAEQDSPLVPAALAVAAVLVVLATLLGRRRARRPVSRRPEAGDDGSAAGSPPHPPAHRPPAARPPSAPGTPPGTPPSDDPDGPGAPGPGAPGPGAPGPGAPGPER